A single region of the Panthera tigris isolate Pti1 chromosome B1, P.tigris_Pti1_mat1.1, whole genome shotgun sequence genome encodes:
- the CXCL13 gene encoding C-X-C motif chemokine 13 isoform X2: MRFSLGFLLLMLLVYSITPVHGVLEAFNTNLKCKCVQETSAFIPIQLIEKLQVLPPGNGCPNKEIIVWKKNKSVVCLNPQAKWILKLIKMLQRKSAVSTP; encoded by the exons ATGAGGTTCTCCCTGGGATTTCTGCTTCTCATGCTGTTGGTCTACAGCATCACTCCAGTCCATG GTGTTCTGGAGGCCTTTAACACAAACTTAAAGTGTAAATGCGTCCAAGAGACCTCAGCCTTTATCCCCATCCAACTCATTGAAAAGCTTCAGGTCTTGCCTCCTGGGAATGGGTGCCCAAACAAAGAAATCAT aGTTTGGAAGAAGAACAAGTCAGTTGTATGCTTGAACCCTCAAGCTAAATGGatactaaaattaataaaaatgttacagag aaaaagtgCTGTTTCAACCCCATGA